From the Pedobacter cryoconitis genome, one window contains:
- a CDS encoding cation:dicarboxylate symporter family transporter: MPDRLRKIFSNLAFQVLIALTAGIAVGYFYPAFAIKQRFIGTYFISVTEWLAAPVIFLSITTGIAGIASLKKLGRIALKSVILFEVMTTVAIVFGLVMAALLKPGTINKGNLQELFKTQEHLPEHTATAGWQNYLPAQNVLWVLISAMVIGLLLHFLPQKTKYIFKLEKIRDFIFKIITLFFSLTPLAVFSGMAYTISNFGLHSILPMSKLVAVMYLLVIIFVFAFIGLLLRYYKFSIWQLLVLIKEEILIVFGTSSSRTVIPLVIARLENYGCSKPVTGFVLSMGYSFNLIGTSIYLGLCTMFLIQLYHIELDIYAYFKIILILMLVSKGASGVPGAGFIALSSAIYILPEIPSEGLLFIVAVERFLNEARSITNTIGNAACTLVIAKSEHEFTEK; encoded by the coding sequence ATGCCGGATAGATTACGGAAAATATTTTCCAACCTGGCTTTCCAGGTACTGATTGCCCTGACCGCAGGGATAGCTGTAGGGTACTTTTATCCTGCTTTTGCTATCAAACAGCGTTTTATAGGGACTTATTTTATCAGTGTAACGGAATGGCTTGCTGCTCCTGTTATTTTTCTGTCGATTACCACGGGTATAGCAGGCATAGCAAGTTTAAAAAAGCTGGGACGTATTGCACTGAAATCAGTCATACTTTTTGAAGTTATGACCACAGTAGCGATTGTTTTTGGTTTAGTCATGGCAGCCCTGTTAAAACCAGGTACGATTAATAAGGGAAATCTTCAGGAACTCTTCAAAACACAGGAGCATTTACCTGAACATACAGCTACGGCCGGGTGGCAGAACTATTTGCCCGCTCAAAATGTATTATGGGTTTTAATCTCAGCAATGGTAATCGGCCTGCTGCTCCATTTTCTGCCACAAAAGACCAAATATATCTTTAAACTCGAAAAGATAAGAGACTTCATTTTCAAGATTATTACGCTATTTTTCAGTCTGACACCACTCGCAGTATTTAGCGGAATGGCTTATACGATTTCCAATTTCGGGCTGCATTCCATCTTACCCATGAGTAAACTGGTTGCGGTCATGTATTTACTGGTTATCATTTTTGTATTTGCGTTTATTGGATTACTGCTGCGTTATTATAAATTCAGCATCTGGCAATTACTGGTTTTAATCAAAGAAGAAATCCTGATCGTATTCGGTACTTCTTCTTCAAGAACAGTAATTCCACTTGTGATTGCAAGATTGGAAAATTACGGGTGCAGTAAACCAGTGACAGGTTTTGTATTGTCTATGGGTTATTCCTTCAACCTGATTGGTACTTCAATTTACCTTGGGCTGTGTACTATGTTTTTAATCCAGCTCTATCATATCGAATTGGATATATACGCTTATTTCAAAATTATACTGATTCTGATGCTGGTTTCTAAAGGAGCATCGGGTGTACCGGGTGCAGGATTTATCGCCTTAAGTTCTGCGATTTATATTTTGCCCGAAATACCTTCCGAAGGATTGCTGTTTATAGTAGCAGTCGAAAGATTCTTGAATGAGGCCCGCTCCATTACCAATACAATAGGAAATGCGGCCTGTACCTTAGTCATCGCAAAAAGTGAGCATGAGTTTACGGAAAAATAA
- a CDS encoding response regulator transcription factor, whose protein sequence is MTDILFVEDEIDLAQIVSDCLIFKGYAVSHYTNGTDAYQHFINSRPDIIILDVMVPELDGFDLARKIREIDEQIPIIFVTARVQTADVLKGFGIGGSDYMKKPYSIEELIVRMEVQLKRLEKSSSTIYTIGAYQFDAIYSKLTFNGKEQKISYRESELLRMLVEHQTQIVKRADILSELWEYESFFTGRSLDVFISRLRSYLKSDPNIEIVNIRGVGYMLVIH, encoded by the coding sequence ATGACCGATATATTATTCGTAGAAGATGAAATAGATCTGGCTCAGATTGTTTCAGACTGTTTAATCTTCAAAGGATATGCAGTAAGCCATTACACGAATGGTACAGATGCGTATCAGCATTTTATAAATTCCAGACCAGATATTATAATCCTGGATGTCATGGTTCCTGAACTGGATGGTTTTGATCTTGCGCGGAAAATCCGGGAAATAGATGAGCAGATCCCTATCATATTTGTCACTGCGCGTGTTCAAACTGCTGATGTGCTAAAAGGTTTTGGCATAGGTGGAAGTGATTATATGAAAAAACCTTATAGTATAGAGGAATTGATTGTCAGAATGGAGGTGCAGTTAAAGCGGTTAGAAAAAAGCAGTTCAACAATTTATACTATCGGAGCATATCAATTTGATGCTATATATAGTAAACTTACTTTCAATGGTAAAGAACAAAAGATATCTTACCGGGAATCAGAACTGTTAAGGATGTTAGTAGAACATCAAACCCAGATAGTCAAAAGAGCCGATATCTTATCTGAGTTGTGGGAATACGAAAGCTTTTTTACAGGAAGAAGTCTGGATGTTTTTATCTCCAGACTTCGTTCTTATCTTAAATCAGATCCTAATATTGAAATAGTGAATATCAGGGGAGTAGGCTATATGCTGGTTATTCACTAA
- a CDS encoding sensor histidine kinase: MTFCILGVILTQGVWLYKDYTYYSGQPLFSTDFDVFMPADAPSALTNSRSIIAYSTTVNASESKDFARRTAGLPAIVAYPATIAMKVTPRYYPKSDSIITLSPRISATTAPRRTTSALQTPPIGASPEYQRVAWHPVTAPGIRLDTIQRAPRAINVQLKNLPAATTAGLRSVPSATSIELKRPDGNYEVTEHGDAEVYQAVPYKAPLLHVLQKMKWQFGASILLILFTTSCFIYMLITIFMQRKLSVVKNDMINNMTHELKTPLSTVSVAIEAMRNYEVLEDKDKTSLYLNVSKNELDHLSRLIEMILELSVFEHHKMVLFKESINVNHLIEEIIKKYSLADDPASIELYADNFPDILVDPVHLGNAVRNLIDNAIKYSLTKPKIIIRSYLTKKGWALTVSDQGIGIPEVYQKSVFDQFFRVPDKRLQRIKGFGLGLAYVKQVAEQHQGTISLYSREGNGSIFTILIPVKPLKT, translated from the coding sequence ATGACATTTTGCATCCTTGGGGTGATACTTACTCAGGGTGTCTGGTTGTATAAAGATTATACTTATTATAGCGGCCAACCACTTTTCTCTACAGACTTTGATGTGTTTATGCCTGCTGATGCCCCTTCAGCACTTACAAATTCAAGATCTATTATCGCTTATTCAACAACCGTTAATGCGTCCGAAAGCAAGGATTTTGCCCGCAGAACTGCGGGATTGCCAGCTATCGTTGCTTATCCGGCCACGATAGCGATGAAGGTTACACCAAGATATTATCCAAAAAGTGATAGCATAATTACGTTAAGCCCCAGAATTTCTGCTACTACTGCACCAAGACGGACAACTTCTGCACTTCAAACACCACCTATCGGTGCAAGTCCTGAATACCAGAGAGTCGCCTGGCATCCTGTCACAGCACCCGGAATCAGGTTGGATACTATTCAAAGAGCGCCCAGGGCCATAAATGTTCAACTTAAAAATTTACCTGCGGCCACAACTGCCGGACTCAGGAGCGTACCCAGTGCGACCAGTATTGAGCTTAAAAGACCGGATGGAAACTATGAAGTTACCGAGCATGGTGATGCAGAAGTTTACCAGGCAGTTCCTTATAAAGCACCTTTATTACATGTACTGCAAAAGATGAAATGGCAATTTGGTGCCTCGATTTTATTGATCTTGTTCACTACTTCCTGTTTTATCTATATGCTGATCACCATTTTTATGCAAAGGAAACTATCCGTTGTAAAAAATGATATGATTAATAATATGACTCATGAGTTGAAAACACCGCTGTCCACGGTTTCTGTTGCCATTGAAGCGATGCGTAATTATGAAGTACTCGAAGATAAAGATAAGACCAGCTTATATTTAAATGTTTCAAAAAATGAATTAGACCATCTCTCCAGGCTAATAGAGATGATTCTGGAATTGTCAGTTTTTGAACATCATAAAATGGTACTATTTAAGGAATCGATCAATGTAAATCATTTGATAGAAGAAATTATTAAAAAATATTCCCTGGCAGATGATCCGGCTAGTATAGAATTATATGCTGATAACTTCCCGGATATTCTTGTTGATCCTGTTCACCTTGGAAATGCCGTGAGAAATCTTATTGATAATGCTATTAAATATTCTCTGACTAAACCCAAAATAATCATCAGAAGTTATCTGACTAAAAAGGGGTGGGCATTGACCGTAAGTGATCAGGGGATTGGAATTCCTGAAGTCTATCAGAAAAGCGTTTTTGATCAGTTTTTCAGAGTCCCTGACAAAAGATTACAACGTATCAAAGGGTTTGGCTTAGGACTGGCTTATGTTAAACAAGTTGCGGAACAACATCAGGGAACGATTTCCTTGTACAGCCGGGAAGGCAACGGCTCTATTTTCACCATTTTAATCCCTGTTAAACCTTTAAAAACATGA
- a CDS encoding CitMHS family transporter produces the protein MLAFLGFLMIITFMLLIMSKKMYALTALIIVPIIFGLIGGFGNELGNMMMEGIKKIAPTGVMLIFGIMYFSIMIDVGLFDPLVAKILKLVKGDPLKVTIGTAILTLMVSLDGDGATTYLIVVSAMLPLYKRLGIPPLKLTAIIMCAGGVMNVLPWGGPTARAMTSLHLSSADLFIPVLPSLILGGIWVIFMARIFGMQERKRMQLAGIAINSAEFAAENDTHLKFGESGDQSLKRPKLLLFNFLLTAALLIAMVLNLLPLTVMFMIAFAIAIIINYPRLEEQHDRIRKHADNALSVSAMIFAAGIFTGILSGTKMMDAMALTMISAIPADWGSHLPLITGLATPPLTFFMSNDAYYFGILPLIGQTAQHLNVPIAEVGRAALFGGPVHLLSPLVPSTYLLVGLAGVSFADHMHFTLKWASITCLVMLAGGFLFDAISL, from the coding sequence ATGTTAGCTTTTTTAGGATTTTTAATGATCATTACTTTTATGCTCCTGATCATGAGCAAAAAAATGTATGCACTGACAGCCTTGATCATTGTACCCATTATTTTCGGTTTAATCGGTGGTTTTGGAAATGAGCTGGGCAATATGATGATGGAAGGGATCAAAAAGATCGCACCTACCGGTGTCATGCTTATTTTCGGCATTATGTATTTCAGTATCATGATCGATGTTGGTCTTTTCGACCCCCTGGTTGCCAAGATATTGAAACTGGTCAAAGGCGATCCTTTAAAAGTCACCATTGGAACAGCTATTTTAACGCTGATGGTTTCTTTAGACGGAGACGGAGCAACCACTTATCTGATTGTTGTTTCGGCCATGCTCCCACTTTATAAAAGACTGGGGATCCCGCCACTTAAACTGACTGCAATTATTATGTGTGCCGGCGGGGTCATGAATGTTTTACCCTGGGGCGGGCCAACCGCAAGAGCAATGACATCTTTACACCTGAGTTCTGCTGATTTGTTTATCCCTGTTTTACCTTCTTTAATTCTCGGAGGGATTTGGGTGATCTTTATGGCCAGAATCTTTGGGATGCAGGAGCGGAAAAGAATGCAGCTGGCTGGTATAGCTATTAATTCAGCAGAATTTGCAGCAGAAAACGATACGCATCTAAAATTTGGAGAATCAGGTGATCAGAGTCTGAAACGTCCTAAACTGCTTTTATTTAATTTTTTATTGACAGCCGCCCTACTGATAGCTATGGTTCTGAATTTGCTGCCCCTTACAGTCATGTTTATGATTGCTTTCGCCATTGCAATTATTATCAATTATCCCAGGCTGGAGGAGCAGCATGACAGAATACGTAAGCATGCAGATAATGCACTATCTGTATCTGCGATGATTTTTGCAGCAGGAATTTTTACAGGGATATTATCCGGAACCAAGATGATGGATGCGATGGCTTTGACAATGATCAGTGCTATTCCGGCAGACTGGGGCAGTCATCTACCCTTAATTACAGGTCTGGCGACTCCACCACTTACCTTTTTCATGAGCAATGATGCTTATTATTTTGGTATCCTCCCGTTGATAGGGCAAACTGCACAACACTTAAATGTGCCGATTGCTGAAGTCGGGAGAGCAGCGCTTTTTGGCGGGCCGGTACACTTATTAAGTCCACTTGTACCTTCTACTTATTTATTGGTTGGTCTTGCCGGAGTAAGTTTTGCTGATCATATGCACTTTACACTGAAATGGGCAAGTATCACCTGTCTTGTAATGCTGGCAGGGGGATTCCTTTTTGACGCAATTTCTTTATAA
- a CDS encoding DUF4270 family protein, whose amino-acid sequence MRNTATIYRLTCLAIGFPFLLAACKKGPNISPGNQEEIHVETVDTVTVKASTFLLDSVPTSNQKVILMGQTDDKDFGKLTASSYLQIIPPAQSDAVIPKNATFDAFIIVLKYNKYFSGDTLTSQKFAVHRLTEDMVLRKVPGPIEGEEVPVYVKGQALYSTTTFKQETTPIGNLDLQVKPASGDSVIIKLNETLGREFLDLMAKKDQRFSSEEEFLKYFKGMVFKTNQGNSITGFKADQVKMYLSYNYIDPDGFTQKKRVTFSGKATDYQFNHFDTDRSQTKLKALSRTNREISSELTNQQLFLQGGTGLVTKLKFPTLVNFMNESKKVINKIELQIETKPTYYSIFKAPPSLLLWVANSANVPKAVLPNNYKQGDQSATFEPGNDVGSPGKYRFLLTQYADELKKGTYKNTSLMLSVPADQLLGTVNRAQFSTSDTALSIKLIITYTKY is encoded by the coding sequence ATGAGAAATACCGCTACTATTTATAGGTTAACCTGCCTGGCAATTGGTTTCCCCTTCCTTCTTGCAGCCTGCAAAAAAGGCCCGAACATCAGCCCGGGAAATCAGGAGGAAATCCATGTAGAAACCGTAGATACCGTTACTGTAAAAGCTTCCACTTTTCTGCTGGATTCTGTGCCGACTTCAAATCAAAAAGTAATACTGATGGGACAAACAGACGATAAAGATTTCGGGAAATTAACAGCGTCTTCTTATTTACAAATCATCCCTCCTGCACAAAGTGATGCTGTTATTCCAAAAAACGCAACATTCGATGCGTTCATTATTGTATTAAAATATAATAAATATTTTTCAGGAGATACCCTCACCTCACAAAAATTTGCTGTCCACCGGCTCACAGAGGATATGGTTCTGCGCAAAGTCCCTGGGCCGATAGAAGGTGAAGAAGTACCAGTTTATGTAAAAGGGCAGGCTTTATATAGTACAACAACATTCAAACAGGAAACCACACCAATTGGAAATCTGGATTTGCAGGTAAAACCTGCTAGCGGAGACAGTGTAATCATTAAGCTGAATGAGACATTGGGCAGGGAGTTTCTGGACCTGATGGCTAAAAAAGACCAGCGCTTTTCGAGTGAGGAAGAGTTCCTTAAATATTTCAAAGGAATGGTTTTCAAAACCAACCAAGGCAATAGTATCACCGGATTCAAAGCTGATCAGGTTAAGATGTATTTAAGTTACAATTACATTGATCCGGATGGTTTTACCCAGAAAAAGAGGGTAACTTTTTCGGGTAAAGCCACAGATTATCAATTCAATCATTTTGATACTGACAGAAGTCAGACTAAACTCAAAGCACTGAGCCGGACTAACCGGGAAATCAGTTCAGAACTTACCAATCAGCAACTTTTTTTACAGGGAGGTACTGGTTTAGTCACTAAACTTAAGTTTCCGACACTGGTAAATTTCATGAATGAGAGCAAAAAGGTGATTAATAAAATAGAGCTACAGATCGAAACAAAGCCTACCTATTATTCAATTTTCAAAGCCCCTCCATCCCTTCTGCTTTGGGTTGCAAATTCAGCGAATGTGCCAAAAGCGGTGCTGCCAAACAATTACAAACAAGGGGATCAGAGTGCAACATTTGAACCCGGTAATGATGTAGGTTCACCAGGAAAATACAGATTTCTGTTAACACAATATGCAGACGAATTGAAGAAGGGTACTTATAAAAACACCTCTTTGATGCTTAGTGTTCCGGCAGACCAGTTATTGGGCACTGTGAACAGAGCTCAGTTCTCTACGAGTGATACAGCACTGTCTATCAAGCTTATAATTACATACACTAAATATTAA
- a CDS encoding alpha/beta hydrolase: MKHLTFLLLFVALFSNVSRSQDKTVNIQTSTKPFVLGITDEIQSAQLAEKRSLNIYLPEGYDQDTKMTYPVIYLLDGSANEDFIHIAGLVQYCTMIQVMPKSIVVGIANVDRKRDFTFPTTVQQDLKDFPTTGKSEKFIAFMEKDLQPYIQQKYRTNASKTIIGQSLGGLLATEVLLKKPELFNNYVIISPSLWWDNESLLAKAPELLKSAAAKNIKVYVSVGTEGKVMEQDAANLAAVLKKSADQSLQLTFNPMPAENHLTILHHSAYKAFEVLNAKK, from the coding sequence ATGAAGCACTTAACTTTCCTTTTATTATTTGTTGCCTTATTCAGCAACGTTTCCAGAAGCCAGGATAAAACTGTTAATATACAGACTTCAACAAAACCTTTTGTTTTAGGGATAACAGATGAAATTCAATCTGCCCAATTAGCAGAAAAAAGAAGTCTTAATATCTATTTACCTGAAGGTTATGATCAGGATACAAAAATGACTTACCCGGTTATTTATCTTTTAGATGGCTCTGCGAATGAAGATTTCATCCATATCGCAGGTCTTGTTCAATATTGCACCATGATACAGGTTATGCCTAAATCGATTGTTGTTGGTATTGCAAATGTTGACAGAAAAAGAGATTTCACCTTCCCCACTACTGTACAGCAAGATTTAAAAGATTTCCCAACTACAGGAAAATCAGAGAAATTCATAGCTTTTATGGAGAAGGATTTACAGCCTTATATCCAGCAGAAATACAGAACTAATGCTTCAAAGACGATTATCGGTCAGTCATTAGGGGGATTACTAGCAACTGAGGTACTCTTAAAAAAACCTGAACTTTTCAATAACTATGTGATCATCAGCCCAAGTTTATGGTGGGACAATGAATCCCTGCTTGCAAAAGCTCCTGAGTTATTAAAATCAGCCGCAGCCAAGAATATCAAAGTATACGTTTCAGTAGGTACAGAAGGTAAAGTGATGGAGCAGGATGCAGCAAATCTTGCAGCAGTTTTAAAAAAATCTGCTGATCAGAGTTTACAGCTTACCTTCAATCCTATGCCGGCAGAAAACCACTTAACCATTTTACACCATAGCGCATATAAAGCATTTGAGGTATTAAATGCTAAAAAATAA
- a CDS encoding helix-turn-helix domain-containing protein, with translation MQISPSIDLSATIKHYLFLTTKSEEVKKLRLFSDGNTGMVFSFKNPLISHFTGSDIPVELPDSFIYGQLDAYQDLYCQGETSLMIVVFHPHGLSQMLGVPSRELKNQRIKTTDVFGIKGAELYEKLSESTTITNKINLAEDFFRKLMAHRQLSDQPLILASINFITQHKGLLPVSKLADFTGYQERKLERAFIAHIGISPKKFSTIVKLHVFLKQLRDKPIQENLAAMGYEAGYYDQPHLIREFKKHTGLTPGQYSSITDPLAINFLSY, from the coding sequence ATGCAGATATCACCTTCCATAGATTTGTCGGCAACAATTAAGCATTATCTCTTTTTAACAACAAAAAGTGAAGAGGTAAAGAAGCTACGCCTGTTTTCTGACGGAAATACTGGAATGGTGTTCTCTTTTAAGAATCCATTGATTTCGCATTTTACCGGATCCGATATTCCTGTTGAGCTTCCGGATTCCTTTATCTACGGACAGCTGGATGCCTACCAGGATCTATATTGCCAGGGAGAAACTTCTTTAATGATTGTTGTTTTTCATCCTCATGGATTGAGTCAGATGCTAGGGGTTCCCTCCCGGGAGCTTAAAAATCAACGTATCAAAACAACAGATGTCTTTGGCATTAAGGGAGCAGAACTTTATGAGAAATTGTCAGAAAGCACTACGATTACCAATAAAATTAATCTGGCCGAAGACTTTTTCCGAAAATTAATGGCACACCGGCAGCTTTCGGACCAGCCATTAATTTTAGCCTCCATCAACTTTATTACTCAACATAAGGGCCTGCTTCCAGTCAGTAAACTAGCGGATTTTACAGGTTATCAGGAAAGAAAACTAGAAAGGGCTTTTATAGCTCATATCGGTATCAGCCCAAAAAAATTCAGTACAATTGTCAAACTGCATGTATTCCTGAAACAGCTCAGAGATAAACCAATTCAGGAAAACCTGGCTGCAATGGGTTATGAAGCAGGATATTACGATCAGCCACATTTGATCCGTGAATTTAAAAAACATACAGGGCTAACTCCCGGCCAATACAGCAGTATCACTGATCCGCTGGCCATCAACTTTCTGAGCTACTAA
- a CDS encoding nitrilase family protein, protein MENLKIATAQFEHKSGDKSYNLSIIDDLAGKASRDGAQVVAFHECSITGYTFARNLSKAQMLDLAEFIPAGESILALTAIAAKYNIAVLAGLFEKDEADNLFKAYVCVDKNGLVAKFRKLHPFINPFLTPGDEYCVFELYGWKCGILICYDNNITENVRATRLLGADIIFMPHVTMCTPSTRPGAGFVDPALWANREIDPTSLRLEFEGMKGRDWLMKWLPARAYDNAIYAVFSNPIGMDDDQLKNGCSMIIDPFGDVLNECKTLGDDYVIAVLTPEKLIQAGGHRYIQARRPELYKNIIGRPHQSEQKVVWLSE, encoded by the coding sequence ATGGAAAACCTTAAAATTGCTACAGCACAATTTGAGCATAAAAGCGGAGATAAGAGCTATAATCTTTCAATTATAGATGATTTGGCCGGAAAGGCTTCAAGAGATGGCGCACAGGTTGTTGCTTTTCATGAATGCTCGATTACCGGTTATACTTTTGCCAGAAACCTTTCTAAAGCACAAATGCTTGATTTAGCGGAATTTATTCCAGCCGGAGAAAGTATTTTAGCACTTACCGCAATAGCGGCCAAATATAATATTGCCGTTCTGGCTGGTCTTTTTGAAAAAGATGAAGCAGATAATTTATTTAAAGCCTATGTCTGCGTAGACAAAAATGGCCTGGTTGCAAAATTCAGAAAATTACATCCTTTTATAAACCCTTTCCTTACTCCCGGTGATGAATACTGCGTTTTTGAGCTTTATGGCTGGAAATGTGGAATTCTGATTTGTTATGACAATAATATCACTGAGAATGTAAGAGCAACCAGGCTTTTAGGGGCTGATATTATTTTCATGCCTCATGTAACCATGTGTACTCCTTCAACCAGACCTGGAGCTGGATTCGTAGACCCGGCGCTATGGGCAAACAGAGAAATTGATCCAACCTCATTGCGACTGGAATTTGAAGGTATGAAAGGTCGCGACTGGTTAATGAAATGGCTGCCAGCAAGAGCTTATGATAATGCAATTTATGCGGTTTTCTCTAATCCGATCGGGATGGATGATGACCAGTTGAAAAATGGATGTTCGATGATTATTGATCCTTTTGGAGATGTACTCAATGAATGTAAAACTTTAGGTGATGATTATGTAATAGCGGTGCTTACCCCCGAAAAACTGATACAAGCAGGGGGGCACCGTTATATTCAGGCAAGAAGACCTGAACTTTACAAAAATATTATTGGAAGACCGCATCAATCGGAGCAAAAAGTAGTCTGGCTTAGTGAATAA
- a CDS encoding NADP-dependent oxidoreductase, whose translation MKAVVVKAFKDAPELIETLKPVVKPGYILIKLKAAGLNPMDWRIADGMLDGKMPHIFPMILGADGAGVVEEVGEGADRFKVGDKVYGQMMHDPIGEGTYAEYIAVPEKAIVTKMPPGLSFEQAAAFPIAGMTAFQLIRELGLVKEKILLIVGATGGVGTFATFFAALNGIKVLATARGGEVERSIKKAGAAATFDYSEGNLVAQVKAAYPEGIDALIDLASNPEEFDQLTLLVKPAGIAFTTVGSAHPEVLKARNIRGGNFEVKGSVALLEGVSEMIEAGHIEIPVQTISLSAAPEAIAKSRTGKALGKTVILI comes from the coding sequence ATGAAAGCAGTTGTAGTCAAAGCATTTAAAGATGCTCCGGAATTAATAGAAACTTTAAAGCCAGTCGTAAAACCAGGATATATCCTGATCAAACTCAAAGCAGCAGGTCTTAATCCAATGGATTGGCGCATTGCAGATGGGATGCTCGATGGAAAGATGCCACATATATTTCCAATGATATTAGGTGCAGATGGTGCAGGTGTGGTGGAAGAGGTTGGTGAAGGCGCTGATCGCTTCAAAGTTGGTGATAAAGTATATGGGCAAATGATGCACGATCCGATAGGAGAAGGAACATATGCTGAATATATTGCAGTACCTGAAAAAGCTATTGTAACTAAAATGCCTCCGGGTTTATCTTTTGAGCAGGCAGCTGCATTTCCAATAGCGGGTATGACCGCTTTTCAACTGATCAGGGAGCTTGGTCTGGTCAAAGAGAAAATCTTACTGATTGTCGGTGCTACAGGCGGGGTCGGTACATTTGCCACCTTTTTTGCGGCTTTGAATGGAATTAAAGTGTTGGCTACAGCCAGAGGTGGTGAAGTAGAACGCAGTATAAAAAAAGCAGGCGCTGCTGCTACATTTGATTATTCAGAAGGAAATCTGGTTGCACAAGTTAAAGCAGCATATCCTGAGGGAATAGATGCTTTAATAGATCTGGCAAGTAACCCGGAAGAATTTGATCAGCTCACACTACTTGTTAAACCAGCAGGTATTGCTTTTACAACAGTCGGATCAGCTCATCCTGAAGTACTAAAGGCAAGAAATATTCGCGGAGGTAATTTTGAAGTCAAAGGAAGTGTTGCTTTGCTGGAAGGGGTGAGCGAAATGATCGAAGCCGGTCACATAGAGATCCCTGTTCAAACCATTTCCTTAAGTGCAGCCCCGGAGGCTATTGCTAAAAGCCGGACTGGAAAAGCGTTGGGGAAAACAGTTATTCTTATTTAA
- a CDS encoding mechanosensitive ion channel family protein codes for MDRIELNLERLLDTFISKLPTLLLALVTLLIGFWLIKFLVRFLNNHLNKGKIDLSLSNFLISILKVILYILLLVTVASTLGIETSSFVAILAASGLAVGLALQGSLSNFAGGVLILLFKPFKVGHFISSSNNVSGTVLKIDILYTTLKAGNGTTIYAPNGPLANAVINNVSDNMNRMQEYSIGISYNANIDTARKVILNVLTNDPLVLKDPAPVVLVSSLGDNAVNLTIRSWSANADFWATYHRNFQLLKEALDQNNIGIPYPQREIHIIPANTELPD; via the coding sequence ATGGATAGAATAGAACTCAACTTAGAACGTTTGCTTGATACATTTATCAGCAAACTACCCACACTGTTACTGGCACTGGTTACTTTATTAATAGGATTCTGGTTAATCAAATTCTTAGTCAGATTTTTAAATAATCACCTGAATAAAGGAAAAATTGACCTTTCACTTTCTAACTTTTTAATCAGCATTTTAAAAGTTATACTTTATATTCTTTTACTGGTTACGGTTGCTTCGACCCTTGGCATTGAAACTTCTTCTTTTGTAGCAATTTTAGCTGCTTCAGGTCTGGCTGTGGGTCTGGCTCTTCAGGGGAGCCTTTCCAATTTTGCCGGCGGAGTTTTAATTCTGCTGTTCAAGCCTTTTAAAGTCGGGCATTTTATTTCCTCCAGTAATAATGTAAGTGGTACGGTACTTAAAATTGATATCCTTTATACGACGCTAAAGGCAGGAAATGGAACCACGATTTATGCACCAAACGGCCCGCTGGCCAACGCAGTAATCAATAATGTTTCAGATAACATGAACAGAATGCAGGAATATAGTATCGGGATTTCTTACAATGCCAATATAGATACGGCGAGAAAAGTTATCCTGAATGTGCTGACTAATGATCCACTGGTTCTGAAAGATCCTGCCCCGGTCGTTTTGGTATCATCCCTGGGAGATAATGCAGTCAATCTGACGATCAGATCATGGTCAGCTAATGCAGATTTCTGGGCAACTTATCACCGTAATTTTCAATTGCTTAAAGAAGCACTGGATCAGAACAATATCGGAATTCCTTATCCGCAGCGGGAGATACATATCATCCCTGCCAATACAGAGTTACCAGACTAA